From a region of the Lactuca sativa cultivar Salinas chromosome 4, Lsat_Salinas_v11, whole genome shotgun sequence genome:
- the LOC128133732 gene encoding uncharacterized protein LOC128133732 produces the protein MAPRKQPGVRPPPTPRGNPRRTPPVTQTSVEMPNQGGDPEVTNVNQTFQMNSAMIQNMLAQGIATALAAYEAARNGNTGNSGSGTTAIHQRYTRHCSYKDFMRCKPRPFYGTEGAVGLSCWIEKTEAVFHISACPDDYRVKYATCTLMDSALTWWNNHAKSMGIAEAYAMGWESLKQLMTKEYCPRQEIQALEQELWNLVMKGSEVAAYTFRFNDLANLCPGMVTPEDRKIERYIWGLASPVQGLVTTSKPSTFDSAKQLAYQLTGQCVRQGTMNPPAEKKNTGGTKRKFHGETKEDSNHHKVEPEPLAVYAAVTNTPTPTKSYYGTLPHCIKCNFHHVRNCREVICNKCNMRGHISRYCRRTPTTTAEGIRNCYECNQPGHFRKDCPQLKNQGGNGRVLMITSGEALPEPPVVIGTFHNNNV, from the coding sequence ATGGCCCCACGAAAGCAACCGGGAGTTCGTCCACCGCCAACTCCCCGAGGCAACCCGAGGAGAACCccaccagtaactcaaacatCAGTGGAAATGCCAAACCAGGGAGGAGACCCAGAAGTAACAAATGTAAACCAAACATTCCAAATGAATTCCGCCATGATACAGAACATGCTCGCACAAGGAATTGCTACGGCTTTGGCAGCATACGAGGCAGCCCGAAATGGAAACACTGGAAATAGTGGAAGTGGCACTACCGCAATTCACCAAAGATACACCAGACACtgctcctataaggatttcatgagatGCAAACCTCGACCCTTCTACGGCACTGAAGGAGCTGTTGGGCTATCTTGTTGGATAGAAAAGACTGAGGCTGTCTTCCACATCAGTGCTTGCCCCGATGACTATAGGGTTAAGTACGCTACCTGCACGTTGATGGACTCCGCCTTAACTTGGTGGAATAACCATGCGAAGTCCATGGGAATCGCTGAAGCttatgccatgggctgggaatcACTGAAGCAACTAATGACCAAGGAGTATTGTCCCCGACAGGAGATACAGGCTCTAGAGCAAGAGCTTTGGAACCTTGTCATGAAAGGATCAGAAGTAGCTGCCTACACCTTTCGATTCAATGACCTTGCAAACCTTTGCCCAGGAATGGTGACCCCGGAAGACAGGAAGattgaaaggtacatctggggccTAGCTTCACCTGTTCAAGGTCTGGTGACGACATCCAAACCCTCCACTTTCGATAGTGCTAAGCAATTAGCCTATCAGTTGACTGGACAGTGTGTCCGGCAGGGTACCATGAACCCACCGGCAGAGAAGAAGAACACTGGAGGCACCAAAAGGAAGTTTCATGGGGAAACAAAGGAGGACTCCAACCATCACAAGGTTGAACCAGAACCATTAGCTGTCTACGCCGCAGTTACCAACACTCCCACACCAACTAAGTCCTACTATGGGACTTTACCTCATTGTATAAAGTGTAATTTCCATCATGTCAGAAATTGCAGGGAGGTGATCTGCAACAAGTGTAACATGAGAGGTCACATCTCGAGGTACTGTAGAAGAACCCCAACCACTACGGCAGAAGGAATTCGTAACTGTTACGAGTGCAATCAGCCAGGGCATTTTAGGAAGGACTGCCCACAACTAAAGAACCAAGGTGGCAATGGAAGGGTACTTATGATCACATCAGGAGAGGCTCTTCCGGAACCACCTGTGgttattggtacgtttcataacAACAATGTTTAG
- the LOC128133733 gene encoding uncharacterized protein LOC128133733 yields MAPRKQPGVRPPPTPRGNPRRTPPVTQTSVEMPNQGGDPEVTNVNQTFQMNSAMMQNMLAQGIATALAAYEAARNGNTGNSGSGTTAIHQSNTRHCSYKDFMSCKPRPFYGTEGAVGLSCWIEKTEAVFHISACPDDYRVKYATCTLMDSALTWWNNHAKSMGIAEAYAMGWESLKQLMTKEYCPRQEIQALEQELWNLVMKGSEVAAYTFRFNDLANLCPGMVTPEDRKIERYIWGLASPVQGLVTTSKPSTFDSAKQLAYQLTGQCVRQGTMNPPAEKKNTGGTNRKFHGETKEDSNHHKVEPEPLAVYAAVTNTPTPTKSYYGTLPHCIKCNFHHVRNCREVICNKCNMRGHISRYCRRTPTTTAEGIRNCYECNQPGHFRKDCPQLKNQGGNGRVLMITSGEALPEPPMVIGTFHNNNV; encoded by the coding sequence ATGGCCCCACGAAAGCAACCGGGAGTTCGTCCACCGCCAACTCCCCGAGGCAACCCGAGGAGAACCccaccagtaactcaaacatCAGTGGAAATGCCAAACCAGGGAGGAGACCCAGAAGTAACAAATGTAAACCAAACATTCCAAATGAATTCCGCCATGATGCAGAACATGCTCGCACAAGGAATTGCTACGGCTTTGGCAGCATACGAGGCAGCCCGAAATGGAAACACTGGAAATAGTGGAAGTGGCACTACCGCAATTCACCAAAGCAACACCAGACACtgctcctataaggatttcatgagctGCAAACCTCGACCCTTCTACGGCACTGAAGGAGCTGTTGGGCTATCTTGTTGGATAGAAAAGACTGAGGCTGTCTTCCACATTAGTGCTTGCCCCGATGACTATAGGGTTAAGTACGCTACCTGCACGTTGATGGACTCCGCCTTAACTTGGTGGAATAACCATGCGAAGTCCATGGGAATCGCTGAAGCttatgccatgggctgggaatcACTGAAGCAACTAATGACCAAGGAGTATTGTCCCCGACAAGAGATACAGGCTCTAGAGCAAGAGCTTTGGAACCTTGTCATGAAAGGATCAGAAGTAGCTGCCTACACCTTTCGATTCAATGACCTTGCAAACCTTTGCCCAGGAATGGTGACCCCGGAAGACAGGAAGattgaaaggtacatctggggccTAGCTTCACCTGTTCAAGGTCTGGTGACGACATCCAAACCCTCCACTTTCGATAGTGCTAAGCAATTAGCCTATCAGTTGACTGGACAGTGTGTCCGGCAGGGTACCATGAACCCACCGGCAGAGAAGAAGAACACTGGAGGCACCAATAGGAAGTTTCATGGGGAAACAAAGGAGGACTCCAACCATCACAAGGTTGAACCAGAACCATTAGCTGTCTACGCCGCAGTTACCAACACTCCCACACCAACTAAGTCCTACTATGGGACTTTACCTCATTGTATAAAGTGTAATTTCCATCATGTTAGAAATTGCAGGGAGGTGATCTGCAACAAGTGTAACATGAGAGGTCACATCTCGAGGTACTGTAGAAGAACCCCAACCACTACGGCAGAAGGAATTCGTAACTGTTACGAGTGCAATCAGCCAGGGCATTTTAGGAAGGACTGCCCACAACTAAAGAACCAAGGTGGCAATGGAAGGGTACTTATGATCACATCAGGAGAGGCTCTTCCGGAACCACCTATGgttattggtacgtttcataacAACAATGTTTAG